The segment acagatagatagatactgatagaatagagatagataaatggaaagaGTGTGAGGttacctgggagagagagagagagagagagagagagagagagagagagaataagaacaaTCACAACACAAAAGAAACTCTcaatataataaaaacaacaacaataataataataataataatgataagaataattaCAGGTTGATAATCGTGACTAGTTCATTGTAGTATGGTAATtaaggtgactctctctctctctctctctctctctggattacataacaagaacaaacaaacaacaaatatAACACAAGAATCATGATTACATAGGAATTACATATTGactagctaataataataataataataataataataataataataataataataatgtatggaATGTGtttgttacaggaggaggaggaggaggagaagaggaggaattatatttatcatcccccccatttttacctcctcctcctccttcctctttttcctcttcttccaactttTCTGCTCATTTTCAtaatcttcctatttttttctcctctccttcctcctccttttccttctttctttcttttctttctcacacttttcctcctccttttctttctcttcttccaacttttttctctttttcttcctcctcttccttccttcaacactcctcctttctcttctctttcttccttttcttatccacatttctcctcctcctcctcctcctcttcattctttcttcaacaaatatccttctcttcctttttctttcctttaatcttccaacttctcctcctcctcctcctcctcttaacaccaccactaatcttcttcttcctcttcttatccattcttcctcctcatcttcctccccgcccctcctctACTTCAAGCCCGAATTTGAAGTAGGACCTTTTTGTGTGGACTTTGGTGGGGGggttgtggggtggtggtggtggaggtggtggtggtggtggagttggtcttcctcttcttcttctctcgcgTATAAtctatgaaaggaaaagagaaattatgtattattattattattattattattatattagttctacttctattactactactactactgttactactacttctattacttctactgatactactattgctacttctactattactactactattacaactactattaaaacttctactactactactactactacttctactattaccattactactactactactactactattatgttttccttatatttcaagagagagagagagagagaattacgtaAGATTatatcagaaaaagaaaaaaagaagtgaaatattatatgaaagatagagaaaaaaactcatgaaaaaaaggtacgagagagagagagagagagtgtgacggGGCAGACAGTGACTCACCTGCGATGCTTGTCTGTctgagaggggaggaggcggaggtggaggaggaggaggaggtggaggaggcggatgCGGTGacggcagcggaggaggaggaggaggaggaggaagacaaaacagcatcctcctcatcttcatctcttcgtctctttcctccatattctcctctcctctcttccctctttcccttggtcatcccttcctcctccttttcttgacctttgacctcgctGTGACCCTCCATGACCTCATCTCGTGACCTCATCccggcaccatcaccaccaacacagaCACTGGATTTGACCCCGGTATCCTCACCCTCACTTCTTTGACCTTTCTGACCTCCTGCGTCGCTTCCGGGGGTCACGGGGGGCGGGGTCAGGTCGAGGGGGGTGTTGGGGTCAATCAGGGACCAGGAGAAGCGGCCCCCGGCTATTGGAACGCCTTTGTTGACGTCGAAATTCCACCTTTTAGCGCACTCCTCAACGCTGATGGTCGACAGTTTTTCCGCGAATTGAATGTTATTTTTCGCGTTTCCTTCACCTATTTCACCGCTAAAGGCAAGACTCCTCCTCACACGGCTTCGTTTCACCGGCAGGACCCCGCGGACACGCTGTACAGGCTGCAGGATGGCCATGGCGCAGGACGTGTGTGTGGCGAAGATGCAGGCTGAGTGTGCGGCAGGCGTGGAGAAGGTCGTCAGGGGAGAGATGCGACGCCTTCCTCTTTCCACGGTCCACGGTTGACTGCTGACTGGCGGTTCGGGTTGTTGTGACGGGAGATGCAGAGGCTGGGGAGGTGAGTTGCCGGATACCGCTGCACTCCCCATTACctcctttatttctccatttatctccctATTCCACGTTTATTATATAGTTTCTTTGCCTTACTTTTATTTGAATTGATGTTAGTTACCAATTTACGTCTGTGTAATTGTTGTACTTATCGTTGTTTCTGTTATATTAGTGTGAGTTATTGAGGTATCTGGCATGTTGGTAAAAGGGGGCGTGGCTTCAAGGAGAGGACGTGTGTGATTGGCTGATACCTTcgcctttacttttccttcctctcccttccctccctcctcctccctctccctctcctctctaacGTAACCACAcaaaggctcacacacacacacacacacacacctgctcacccacgcacacacacgcacacacaggtccACACACGCACCTGTTGGTAATTTAAGAACTCCTCAGGTAATCCAATGTCTttatttaccattattattattattattattattattattattattattattattattattgttgttgttgttgttgttgttatcattgtagtagtagtagtagaagttgtggtagcagtaatggtagatAGAAAGCATAgatagaggaagatgggaagattgaagaaagaaaggaaggaaaaggaggaggaaggaggggggagagggggagaaggagcatCTGAAGTATGGGGGAAATGGCCAAGAAATGGGTGTATATCTTTTCAATCTGACCACGAAACTTCCCCATTAAgatacccttgtgtgtgtgtgtgtgtgtgtgtgtgtgtgtgtgtgtgtgtgtgtgtgtgtgtgtgtgtgtgtgtgtgcgtgggctactgtgtgtgtgctactgtgagagagagggagagagagagaaagttatagAGATACATATAAGTCCAGCCCACACCGACCTTATGGCTctgtggtctgtcctaaacccgGCGAGGCGACATCAGGCGGTCACCAAGAGTCTCCTTTTCTGCCATAGACGAATATTAAGGTGCGGGAAATGGGCGTCGAGTGTGTCCCAAAATTAATCCATCGTGTTGCTCTGGACCACTCgaggcgggagtttattccatgttcgtggtgatgcttgtagtggtggtggtggtggtggtagtggtggaagggaaagagtaggaggaggaggaggagaagaagaagcaaaagaagaagaagaacaagaagaagaagaaaaagaaaaagaagaagaaagaaaaacaagatgataaaaagaagaaagaagaagaagaagaaggagaagaaacaaacaaacaaagaaaataaaagaaagaaagaaaaataaataaaatgaaagaagaagaaggagaagaggaagaaaaagaagaagaggaagaaaaagtaaaagaaaaagaagaaagaaagagagaaagaaggataacaaatgagagaagaaaataataataagaagaaagaaacaaagaaaatgaaataaaaactcTAAAAAGAAGACGTTTGTGAAATCAATGatgcagtctaaatttacttgcCTACACTTAAGTTTTGTTCCATTATTTCTCGCGCGGGAACATGTCATCGCTCATAAACAACATCGATtcgtccacattcgtaaaaccaattgagtattttgaaacactcgatcagttttcctcgtaggcggcgtttctcaagagggAACAGGATAGAGGATGAGAGCCTTTCGtcataaggtttgttgcgcaaggaagggatcatttttgttgcccgacgctgaacaccttctaataaAGCTATGTCCTTCGCGCGgtggggagaccagaactgtactgcatattccaagtggggtctgactaaactattgtagagtggaagtattacatctttgtgtctatataggtgtgtgtgtgtgtgtgtgtgtgtgtgtgtgtgtgtgtgtgtgtgtgtgtgtgtgtgtgtgtgtctctctctctctctctctctctctctctctctctctctctctctctctctctctctctctctctctctctctctctctctctctctctctctctcttcatctttgtgtctatatctatgtgtgtgtgtgtgtgtgtgtttctctctctctctctctctctctctctctctctctctctctctctctctctctctctctctctctctctctctctctctctctctctctctctctctctctctctctctctctctctctctctctctctctctctctctctctctctctctctctctctctctctctctctctctctctctctctctctctctctctctctctctctctctctctctctctctctctctctctctctctctctaagtcaagCCTACTTTCACTTATCCTGAAATCAGTgcttttgtgagagagagaagaataagggaCGGATCTTCTCTcgctatctatcct is part of the Eriocheir sinensis breed Jianghai 21 chromosome 32, ASM2467909v1, whole genome shotgun sequence genome and harbors:
- the LOC127006189 gene encoding sericin-2-like — protein: MAILQPVQRVRGVLPVKRSRVRRSLAFSGEIGEGNAKNNIQFAEKLSTISVEECAKRWNFDVNKGVPIAGGRFSWSLIDPNTPLDLTPPPVTPGSDAGGQKGQRSEGEDTGVKSSVCVGGDGAGMRSRDEVMEGHSEVKGQEKEEEGMTKGKREERRGEYGGKRRRDEDEEDAVLSSSSSSSSSAAVTASASSTSSSSSTSASSPLRQTSIADYTREKKKRKTNSTTTTTSTTTTPQPPHQSPHKKVLLQIRA